The following are encoded in a window of Solidesulfovibrio magneticus RS-1 genomic DNA:
- a CDS encoding RsbRD N-terminal domain-containing protein, producing the protein MLKLVDHLVLDQQAVLDAWFDLILGTYSENTAVLWKKRDDPFANPVRHRFEAGMRGIVVGLATCGQTPDVETFGPYLDEIVRVRAIQDFTPSQATAFIFLLKKAVRETLWEKIAEHDLFVELLALESSIDVLALFAMDIYCQCREKLAALRIDQIKKQYDRLLKRANLVCDLSAEGGEAQ; encoded by the coding sequence ATGCTGAAACTGGTGGATCATCTCGTCCTCGACCAGCAGGCCGTCCTTGACGCCTGGTTCGACCTGATTCTCGGCACCTACTCCGAGAATACGGCCGTGCTGTGGAAAAAACGCGACGACCCCTTCGCCAATCCGGTGCGGCACCGGTTCGAAGCCGGCATGCGGGGCATCGTGGTGGGGCTGGCCACCTGCGGCCAGACGCCTGACGTCGAGACCTTCGGTCCCTATCTCGACGAGATCGTGCGGGTGCGGGCCATCCAGGATTTCACGCCTTCCCAGGCCACGGCGTTTATTTTCCTGCTCAAAAAGGCGGTGCGCGAGACCCTCTGGGAAAAAATCGCGGAGCACGACCTCTTCGTCGAGCTTCTCGCCCTGGAATCTTCCATCGACGTGCTGGCCCTTTTCGCCATGGACATCTACTGCCAGTGCCGGGAAAAGCTCGCGGCGCTGCGCATCGACCAGATCAAGAAACAGTACGACCGGCTCCTTAAACGGGCCAATCTCGTCTGCGACCTCTCCGCCGAGGGAGGGGAGGCCCAGTAG